One segment of Streptomyces sp. NBC_00576 DNA contains the following:
- a CDS encoding DinB family protein — protein sequence MTTETTRSEPAQNADERAMLEGWLDYHRQTLAWKCEGLTDAQLRTASVEPSELSLMGLVRHMAEVERGWFRKVLVGDDPGPIYYTEEDRDGEFHLTAADSWQEAYGTWQAEIEIARRNAAGFGLDELSVGKSRFTDDPFNLRWIYTHMIEEYARHNGHADLIRERLDGTTGD from the coding sequence ATGACGACAGAGACGACCCGCAGTGAACCCGCCCAGAACGCCGACGAACGCGCCATGCTGGAGGGCTGGCTGGACTACCACCGGCAGACCCTGGCATGGAAGTGCGAGGGTCTGACCGACGCCCAGCTCAGGACCGCCTCGGTGGAGCCTTCCGAGCTGTCCCTCATGGGTCTGGTGCGGCACATGGCGGAAGTGGAGCGGGGCTGGTTCCGCAAAGTGCTGGTGGGCGACGATCCGGGGCCGATCTACTACACCGAGGAGGACCGGGACGGCGAGTTCCATCTGACCGCCGCGGACAGCTGGCAGGAGGCGTACGGCACCTGGCAGGCGGAGATCGAGATCGCCCGGCGCAACGCCGCGGGCTTCGGCCTGGACGAACTCTCCGTCGGCAAGAGCCGGTTCACCGACGACCCTTTCAACCTGCGTTGGATCTATACGCACATGATCGAGGAGTACGCCCGCCACAACGGCCACGCCGACCTGATCCGCGAACGGCTCGACGGAACG
- a CDS encoding Gfo/Idh/MocA family protein yields MKVGCIGLGDIAQKAYLPVLGTLPGVELHLHTRSPATLARVADGLRLPAGQRHADLDALIAQGLDAAFVHAPTVVHPEIVTRLLEAGVPTYVDKPLAYELAESERLVRLAEERAVSLAVGFNRRFAPGYTQCADHPRELILMQKNRIGLPEEPRAMILDDFIHVVDTLRFLVPGPVDDVTVRARTEGGLLHHVVLQLAGDGFTALGVMNRLSGSAEEILEVSGQDTKRQVINLAEVIDHKGQPTVRRRGDWVPVARQRGIEQAVLVFLDAVRAGRVLSARDALATHELCERVVQAVGERIGGA; encoded by the coding sequence GTGAAGGTCGGCTGCATCGGACTAGGTGACATCGCGCAGAAGGCGTATCTGCCGGTGCTGGGCACGCTGCCCGGGGTCGAACTCCATCTGCACACGCGGTCACCCGCGACGCTCGCCCGGGTCGCCGACGGCCTGCGCCTGCCGGCCGGGCAGCGCCACGCCGACCTCGACGCTCTGATCGCCCAGGGCCTCGACGCGGCCTTCGTGCACGCGCCCACCGTCGTGCACCCGGAGATCGTGACCAGGCTGCTGGAGGCGGGCGTACCGACGTACGTCGACAAGCCGCTCGCGTACGAACTCGCCGAATCGGAGCGGCTGGTGAGGCTGGCGGAGGAGCGTGCCGTCTCGCTCGCCGTCGGGTTCAACCGGCGCTTCGCGCCCGGGTACACACAGTGCGCCGACCACCCGCGCGAGTTGATCCTGATGCAGAAGAACCGCATCGGGCTGCCCGAGGAGCCCCGCGCGATGATCCTCGACGACTTCATCCATGTCGTGGACACCCTGCGGTTTCTGGTGCCGGGCCCGGTCGACGACGTGACCGTGCGCGCCCGCACGGAGGGCGGGCTGCTGCACCATGTGGTGCTCCAACTCGCCGGGGACGGCTTCACCGCGCTCGGGGTGATGAACAGGCTCAGCGGCTCGGCCGAGGAGATCCTCGAAGTGTCCGGGCAGGACACCAAGCGTCAGGTGATCAACCTCGCCGAGGTGATCGACCACAAGGGGCAGCCGACCGTACGGCGGCGTGGGGACTGGGTGCCCGTGGCCCGGCAGCGCGGCATCGAACAGGCCGTGCTCGTCTTCCTCGACGCCGTGCGCGCCGGCCGGGTGCTCAGCGCCCGGGACGCACTGGCGACTCATGAACTGTGCGAGCGGGTGGTACAGGCGGTGGGGGAGCGGATCGGCGGCGCCTGA
- the lnt gene encoding apolipoprotein N-acyltransferase, which translates to MTLTGHWIASPWRRSVAAALAGALPMFAFPAPALWWFAYVALVPWILLLRSAPTGKRAAYDGWFGGLGFMLAVHHWLLPSLHVFTVVIAALLGALWAPWGLLVRRFLAGRPSGGRIAAGLVVLPSGWLMVELVRSWQGLGGPWGMIGSSQWQVAPALRLASVGGVWLIGFLVVAVNVAVTVLVAVRESRVPAVAGLVATAAVTSAAWVWSPRPETDGRVRIAVVQPGIVDGAASAEKRFALEEALTRRLAGQDVDLIVWGESSVGYDLADRPDLAKRLASLSRTTGTDILVNVDARRSDRPGIYKSSVLVGPDGPTGDRYDKMRLVPFGEYIPARSLLGWATSVGKAAGEDRKRGTEQVVMDVGHGLRIGPMVCFESAFPDMSRHLAQDGAEVLVAQSSTSSFQHSWAPEQHASIAALRAAETGRPMVHATLTGVSAVYGPSGERVGSWLGTDASTSAVYDVPLARGVTPYVRFGDWPVHAAVLVLVVLGAVEGVGLLRRRRSAPPPPVPPARTVHESPVRPGR; encoded by the coding sequence ATGACATTGACCGGCCACTGGATCGCCTCCCCGTGGCGACGTTCCGTCGCCGCCGCGCTGGCCGGTGCTCTGCCGATGTTCGCCTTCCCTGCGCCGGCACTGTGGTGGTTCGCCTACGTCGCGCTCGTGCCCTGGATTCTGCTCCTCCGGTCCGCGCCCACCGGCAAACGGGCGGCGTACGACGGTTGGTTCGGCGGCCTCGGATTCATGCTGGCGGTGCATCACTGGCTGCTGCCGAGCCTGCATGTGTTCACGGTCGTCATCGCGGCGCTGCTGGGTGCGCTCTGGGCGCCCTGGGGCCTGCTCGTACGCCGGTTCCTGGCGGGCCGGCCCTCGGGCGGGCGGATCGCCGCCGGGCTCGTCGTGCTGCCCTCGGGGTGGCTCATGGTCGAGCTGGTCCGCTCGTGGCAGGGGCTGGGCGGGCCATGGGGCATGATCGGATCCAGCCAGTGGCAGGTGGCGCCCGCGCTGCGGCTGGCCTCGGTCGGCGGGGTGTGGCTGATCGGCTTCCTGGTGGTGGCCGTGAACGTCGCGGTCACCGTCCTGGTCGCGGTGCGCGAGTCCAGGGTCCCGGCCGTGGCCGGACTCGTCGCCACCGCCGCCGTCACCTCCGCGGCCTGGGTGTGGTCTCCGCGTCCGGAGACGGACGGCCGGGTGCGGATCGCCGTCGTCCAGCCGGGCATCGTCGACGGGGCCGCCAGTGCCGAGAAACGGTTCGCGCTTGAGGAGGCACTCACCCGCCGACTGGCCGGCCAGGACGTCGATCTGATCGTCTGGGGCGAGAGCAGCGTCGGCTACGACCTCGCAGACCGCCCCGACCTGGCGAAACGGCTCGCCTCACTCTCACGCACGACCGGGACCGACATCCTCGTCAACGTGGACGCCAGGCGCTCCGACCGGCCCGGCATCTACAAGAGTTCGGTGCTCGTCGGTCCGGACGGCCCCACCGGTGACCGGTACGACAAGATGCGGCTCGTGCCCTTCGGTGAGTACATTCCGGCACGTTCGCTGCTGGGCTGGGCCACCTCCGTCGGCAAGGCGGCGGGCGAGGACCGTAAACGGGGCACCGAGCAGGTGGTGATGGACGTCGGGCACGGGCTGCGCATCGGGCCCATGGTCTGCTTCGAGTCCGCGTTCCCGGACATGAGCCGCCATCTCGCCCAGGACGGCGCCGAGGTGCTCGTCGCCCAGTCCTCGACCTCGTCGTTCCAGCACAGCTGGGCCCCCGAGCAGCACGCCTCGATCGCGGCCCTGCGCGCCGCCGAGACCGGCCGACCCATGGTGCACGCCACCCTGACCGGCGTGTCCGCCGTCTACGGCCCGAGCGGCGAGCGCGTCGGCTCCTGGCTCGGCACCGACGCGAGCACCTCGGCGGTGTACGACGTACCGCTGGCCCGGGGTGTCACGCCGTACGTCCGCTTCGGTGACTGGCCGGTGCACGCGGCGGTGCTCGTCCTCGTCGTCCTGGGGGCCGTCGAGGGCGTGGGCCTGCTCAGGCGCCGCCGATCCGCTCCCCCACCGCCTGTACCACCCGCTCGCACAGTTCATGAGTCGCCAGTGCGTCCCGGGCGCTGA